A stretch of DNA from Spirosoma endbachense:
AAGACAGTTGTCTGTTTAAGTCAATCCATTATGCCGTTGGCATTGCCATTCGCACTTCTACAACGGCACCCCATTTTAAAACGGGGCAGCCTTTTGCAATTTCGACCGCTTCGTCATAATCCGATGCCCGAATCAAAAACAGTCCCCCAACCGATTCTTTAATTTCAGCATAAGGTCCATTTAGTACGGTACTGTTTTGTTTTATAACCCGGCCGCCCAGATCCCATCGTTGGGGTGGATTAACCAGTTTGTTTTGAGCCGCAATACCACCGATCCAATCCTGAAACGGTTTGATGGAAGCTTGCATCTGCTCTGGTGATGGCGTGGCGTCTTTACTGGTCAGATCTCTATGGATTACTAATAGGAATTCGTTCATGTCGTGGTTTTTTAGCGATAGGAATTAATTAAAAAGTCTTGTCAAACAGGAAAGATATAAACCGGGCTAACATATAATTTACGATCGATTCGGCAAACGATACGTTCACCCGGTTTTATCAGTTTATGTCTTCACCAAAGATTGGCTTAACCAGCCACCATCCCGGATTGTTCCGATGCGTGGGTTATCCTAAGTGATTGATCGTTTAGCGCTACACCAAAGAGAGTGCACATGTGTCGGTGATCAGCTAGCGGGTAGCCTGAGTTCCGCTCAAAATTCGGGCAATACCACCAATCACCCAAATTGTCCGACTTGATAAGTACCCGGCGTATTGGGGAAGGCAAGGTTAATGCGGTTCCAGGAGTTGATGCTGGCAATAGCAAGCGTCAGATCGATCAGTTCTTCCTCAGAAAATTGTTCGTTGGCCTGACTGTACACCTCATCAGGTACATGACACTGGTTTACGGCTTCTGCCCAGGCTAATGCCGCTCTTTCCCGGTCGGTGTAATAGGGCGTTTCTCGCCAGGCGCTTAAACCATACAACCGTTGTTCGGTTTCGCCTTTGGCCCGTGCATCTTTGTAGTGCATATCGAGGCAGTAAGCACAACCATTCAGTTGCGATACCCGGAAATAGACCAGTTCTCTAAGCGCGGGCTCAAGGGGTGATTTTTTCAAGTAAACACCCATACCATAAAGTGTTTTCAGGGCATTTTGCCCTTTTTCGTGGACGTTCAGTCGCTGTTCCATTTCGTTGAAAATTCAAATTGTAAAAACCAATGACAATCGAGTTTTCAGGATTGGACAAAGTAGCTAAACTTTTTTTCGGTGTGATTGATAATTGGTTTAAGATGTACCTAACGATCTCAGGGCTTTCGCTTCGAGCCGTGCCACGGTTACTGATGATAGATAAGCGAAATCCCTCTATCTAAACGAAACGTCTCCTGTTCATTAACTGTACGTTAATGAACAGGAGACTCAGCAAGGCTCCTTGTAGAGACATTGTAATTAGCCCTATTCAAATTTTAAGTGTTTCACCGAATCCCCGGACGATTCGAGCTCAAGCAGGGCATCAATCCCAATTTCGAGGTGTTTGTTAACGAATTGTCCGGTTACACGTTTGTCACTTTCTTCTGTTTTAACCCCTTCTGGCACGAGCGGGTTGTCAGAAACCAGCAGTAACGCTCCGTGTGGGATGGAATTTACGAAACCAACGGTAAAAATAGTGGCCGTTTCCATGTCGATAGCCATCGTCCGAATTTCGCGCAGGTAGTTTTTAAACTCCTCATCGTGTTCCCAAATACGCCGGTTGGTCGTATAAACCGTACCAGTCCAGTAATCCAGCTCGTATTTTTTTATGGTTGACGAAACCGCGCGCTGCAACCGGAACGACGGTAGTGCCGGAATTTCGGGTCGCATGTAGTCGTTGCTGGTTCCATCACCCCGAATGGCTGCAATGGGCAGAATCAGATCGCCAATCTGCGTTTTTTTAAGACCACCGCATTTTCCTAAAAACAAAACGGCCTTCGGTTCAACCGCCGACAACAGGTCCATAACCGTTGCCGCCATGGGGCTACCCATCCCGAAATTAATGATCGTGATGTTATTGGCCGTTGCCGTCTGCATAGCTCGCCCCATACCAAATATCTCTACGTTAAATTTCTGAGCAAACAGATCGACGTAATTGATAAAATTGGTCAGCAAAATATACTCACCGAATTGTTCGATTGGAGTGCCCGTATAACGTGGCAACCAGTTCTGGACTATTTCTTCTTTGGTCTTCATCCTAGTAAACGTGAATGAGTGAAACCGGTGCGCCGGGCCGAAGCAAAAGCAATGATAAAAAGAATAAATCTTTTACTCATTCACTCTTCCGCCTTTTATATTTGGAACATGGTTACGCTGAACCTGCCTGATTTTGATTGCAAAACTAAACAAGTCGACGGGAAACCGTATATTTTCGATTTGTTGCGCCGAAAGTATGTCCGGTTGTCGCCCGAAGAATGGGTACGGCAACATATCGTCAACCTGCTTCTTACGCATTATAGCTACCCCAAAGCATTGATTCGTACCGAAGGTGGATTGACGCTGAACATGACCCAAAAACGCACCGATGTGGTGGCCTTCGATCGACAGGGGCAGCCCTTTCTGGTCGTTGAATGTAAAGCTCCCCATATTCCTCTGACCCAGGCCGTATTTGACCAGGTTGCCCGGTACAATCACGTTCACAATGCTCCTTATCTGGTTATTACGAATGGGCTAACGCATTACTGCTGCGGCATCGATTATACGACATCTGAAGTCCGGTTTCTGGATGATTTTCCGGCATTTGTATAAATTGCCGCACATCGCCCACTGGCTTTTTTGTAGGCTCCGCTACGATTCTGTTCCTGAATGCCACAAAAAATCCCCGACACTATGAGCATCGGGGATTTTCAGGATTAAACCGTTTCAGCTTATTTTACAAAGCTCTACTGAGGTTCAGTTTAAACAGGGTCGGTCTAATGCCGATCTGAATTTATTTGGCAGCAACAACTTTGATTTCTACCGTGAAATCATCGTAGATAGCTTTATCACCAATATTTTCGAAGAACGATTTCGAACCATAACGAATGTCATATTTCGTGCGGTCGAGCGTTGCTTTACCACTGGCTTCAATACCATTGGCGGTTGTTTTAACCGTTGCCGGGAAGGTAACAGCGTTAGAAATGCCTTTGATGGTCATGTTACCCGTGATGTCATATGCGTCACCACCTTTTGGCGTTACTTTCGTGATTTTGAACGTTGACGTCGGGTATTTCGCTGTGTTGAAGAAATCTTCAGACTTCATGTGCCCGATGAATTTGGCATTGTAGCCAGCATCGGTCAGGTCGGTACAAACGATGCTGTTCATATCAAATGTGAACGTTCCGCCCGTCAGTTTACCACCATCTATTGCCAACGAACCATCCGTTAATTTAACCGTTCCAGAGTGTTCGCCTGTTACCTTCTTACCATTCCAGTTTAAACCACTTTTCTGTGTATCTACTTTAAATGTAGATACCTTTTTTGGGCCAACAAAAGCCGATGTTCCAGCCATTACTGCTACAGCTACCAGCCCTACTAAAAATTGACGCGTTTTCATTCTACTTGTTTTGTTTATTGGTTGTATATTAAATTGAAATTGATGCAACTTATGCCCGCAATTTGTCGAGCAACTGGCTGAGATAGACAGCCTCTTCTTCTGTAAGCTTACTACGATGGTTTTCGTCCAGATCAGCCTGGTGGATATCCAATCGTTTGAGCAATGACAGCCCTTTGTCTGTAATGACAACATCGACTGCCCGTCGGTCGCTCGGGCATTCGGTTCTTAACACGAACTTCTTAGCGACCAGTTTGTCTACCAACCGTGATGCGTTCGACATTTTGTCGAGCATCCGTTCGGTAATGTCACTTACTTTCACCGGGTTAGGATACTGCCCGCGTAATATCCGCAGGACATTGTACTGTTGCAAGGTTAACCCGAATGGTTTTAACACGCGCATCTGAGCATCGGCTACCCAGTTGCTGGTATACATCAGGTTGACCATTACCCGATGATATGGCGTCTTAAACGGCGTGGTTTGTTTGATGTCGGTTTCTATTGACATGGTGCAAATATAATGCAACAACATTTAATGTATCAACATTATATACAATTTTATTAGTTCCCTACCGGTAGGGAATAAGTTGAGGAGCTGATAAATCGAAGTCTCTGAAGCGTAAAACGGGTATTCCCTCGAAGGCAAATCGAAATGGATAGGCATTATTCGGGATATTTGGATAATAAGCTAATCTAATTTGAAAACTGTTGAATGTCAAGTTTTCGTTTCGTAATCGAAATCCGATACCATACCCCTGATAAATAGGTCCGCGAAGAAGAGATCGCTCCTGAAAGCTGACCAGCCCTAAGTTTGCGAATGAAATAAAGGCAACCCGAAACCCAACCAGATTCAGTTTCGAGAACAGAATGTTTTCATAATTAATCAACCAGCGATTTGTTCCGCGCAAGGCATCATTGTTGATTCCTATTCCGTCGGTATTGATACCACTTCCGCTACTGCTATTCAGGGTAATGTATTCGTTATCAAATCGATCAATACCGACGGTGAACCGGCTGTTGAAAAAGTGGCGCATATTCCCCCACTTGGTAGTCATGAGCGGACTAAAATAATTTCCTTCCAACGAGAATACACCCTGTTCAATTCGTTGGTTACGGGTATAACCTCCTAGGCTGGCCAACGCATAGAGGTAGCCCGCCTTATTGAGGTATTTGCCCTGTGAGAAATTCAAACCGGCATACTTTCGTGGCCCTAGCTCTGCATTGTCGAATCCAACAACAACTGATATGGCCTCACCGACAGGAACGTCTTCCGTACGACCAAATCCATAAATCAGCACGTCACGAACGTATTTCCGCCGGGAGTATCCTATCGTAAAGAGCGTTGTGCGACTATCCTGGTAAAGCTGATTTGTATCGGCCGTAACCGTCGGCCGCTCAAAATATTCATAATTGGTATTGCGAATGGCCAAAACCAGCCTCGATCGACCCTTCCCTTCGGCGTCATTCGGACTATAGAAAATTCGAAATGATCGGCCGATCCAGATATCAGAATAGTTATAACTCAGTGGCACCAGCAGCACACTGTCATTTCGGGCAACCAGCCGGTTGTTTACCCGTGTATGGTTCACTTCAATCGACCCGGCATATTTGGTATCCGGCGTCAGAAACGGGCGGTATAAACGAAACGCGATCTGTTTGAGATCACGTAAATAAATAAAATCAGCCTGAGCGGTAAGGAATGTTTTACCAATAAACGGCACGGTGTATCGGCCCTGATATTCAATTTTCTGGCGTGGGTCGGCCCCGGAATACGCCACCTGAGCATGGAGCTGATGACCAAGTCCCCGGAAGTTATTCTGTTCAAATCCCAGACTGAACTGGTTTAGCGACCCAACACCACCGGTAGGCAGAAGCGACCAAACATCCTGTGTGATTACGTATACATCCACAAATTGTCGGCTTCCCGGCCGCGGCAATACCAAAATACGGGCATCGTGGAAAATTGATGTTGTGCGCAACAGTCGCTCATTATCGCGCAATATGGTCGGATCTAATGCATCACCTTCTTTAAACAGCAAATACGATCGGCGAATAATATTCTCGCGCGTGTTGGTGTGCAGTCGATTACCGGTTCGTTCTACCCAGTTACCGGGCTGTCGAAGCGTATCATAAACCGACTGGCCAAATACGCCTAACCGGCGAATGTAAATATCCCCAATGATCCGCCCTTCAAAGGGCTTAAATGGATTTACTTCGATCTGACTAACTTCCCCCGTTCTGGCCTGACTGTTATAAACATCCTGAAAAACCAGATCATACAGTTGGCGCGTCATCCGATGTTTATACATTTTCGCTTTCAGCCGATTGTAAAACATGCTGTCGCGCTGCATCAGGGCAGTGTCAATTATTGCCGGTGAGATCTTCGTCGCCAGTGAATCGTTCGTCTTTTTCGACACATAGCGCGTCGAGTCATTCTGTCCATAAGCGCCTATTCCTAGTAATGCCACACACCATACCACCCAATGGCTTGGCATACGCAGTAACAGGTTCAGATAGGAGCGGTTCACTGTAACTTTTTTTTCTTAGAGTGTTAAAACTGCGATTCGTTTAGATAAGATGCGAATTATCTTCAATACGTTGTCGTTGCCGGTTTCGCTGCGTCAATACGCATTGTCTATAACGATTTGTTAGGCTATAACTGTTTCTGTAACCAAAAATCCCGCTGCCGTTCGGAGCCAAACTGGAAGTAATGAAACCCGATGCGTTCGAAACCCATTTTTTGATAAAAGGCAAGGGCCCGTTCGTTTCGCTCCCAAACGCCGAGCCAAACAGCTATATACCCCGCCTGGCGAGCCCAGTTTAAACAATAG
This window harbors:
- a CDS encoding YciI family protein; its protein translation is MNEFLLVIHRDLTSKDATPSPEQMQASIKPFQDWIGGIAAQNKLVNPPQRWDLGGRVIKQNSTVLNGPYAEIKESVGGLFLIRASDYDEAVEIAKGCPVLKWGAVVEVRMAMPTA
- a CDS encoding carboxymuconolactone decarboxylase family protein, yielding MEQRLNVHEKGQNALKTLYGMGVYLKKSPLEPALRELVYFRVSQLNGCAYCLDMHYKDARAKGETEQRLYGLSAWRETPYYTDRERAALAWAEAVNQCHVPDEVYSQANEQFSEEELIDLTLAIASINSWNRINLAFPNTPGTYQVGQFG
- a CDS encoding AMP nucleosidase; translated protein: MKTKEEIVQNWLPRYTGTPIEQFGEYILLTNFINYVDLFAQKFNVEIFGMGRAMQTATANNITIINFGMGSPMAATVMDLLSAVEPKAVLFLGKCGGLKKTQIGDLILPIAAIRGDGTSNDYMRPEIPALPSFRLQRAVSSTIKKYELDYWTGTVYTTNRRIWEHDEEFKNYLREIRTMAIDMETATIFTVGFVNSIPHGALLLVSDNPLVPEGVKTEESDKRVTGQFVNKHLEIGIDALLELESSGDSVKHLKFE
- a CDS encoding type I restriction enzyme HsdR N-terminal domain-containing protein — its product is MVTLNLPDFDCKTKQVDGKPYIFDLLRRKYVRLSPEEWVRQHIVNLLLTHYSYPKALIRTEGGLTLNMTQKRTDVVAFDRQGQPFLVVECKAPHIPLTQAVFDQVARYNHVHNAPYLVITNGLTHYCCGIDYTTSEVRFLDDFPAFV
- a CDS encoding YceI family protein, whose product is MKTRQFLVGLVAVAVMAGTSAFVGPKKVSTFKVDTQKSGLNWNGKKVTGEHSGTVKLTDGSLAIDGGKLTGGTFTFDMNSIVCTDLTDAGYNAKFIGHMKSEDFFNTAKYPTSTFKITKVTPKGGDAYDITGNMTIKGISNAVTFPATVKTTANGIEASGKATLDRTKYDIRYGSKSFFENIGDKAIYDDFTVEIKVVAAK
- a CDS encoding MarR family winged helix-turn-helix transcriptional regulator is translated as MSIETDIKQTTPFKTPYHRVMVNLMYTSNWVADAQMRVLKPFGLTLQQYNVLRILRGQYPNPVKVSDITERMLDKMSNASRLVDKLVAKKFVLRTECPSDRRAVDVVITDKGLSLLKRLDIHQADLDENHRSKLTEEEAVYLSQLLDKLRA
- a CDS encoding BamA/TamA family outer membrane protein, whose protein sequence is MPSHWVVWCVALLGIGAYGQNDSTRYVSKKTNDSLATKISPAIIDTALMQRDSMFYNRLKAKMYKHRMTRQLYDLVFQDVYNSQARTGEVSQIEVNPFKPFEGRIIGDIYIRRLGVFGQSVYDTLRQPGNWVERTGNRLHTNTRENIIRRSYLLFKEGDALDPTILRDNERLLRTTSIFHDARILVLPRPGSRQFVDVYVITQDVWSLLPTGGVGSLNQFSLGFEQNNFRGLGHQLHAQVAYSGADPRQKIEYQGRYTVPFIGKTFLTAQADFIYLRDLKQIAFRLYRPFLTPDTKYAGSIEVNHTRVNNRLVARNDSVLLVPLSYNYSDIWIGRSFRIFYSPNDAEGKGRSRLVLAIRNTNYEYFERPTVTADTNQLYQDSRTTLFTIGYSRRKYVRDVLIYGFGRTEDVPVGEAISVVVGFDNAELGPRKYAGLNFSQGKYLNKAGYLYALASLGGYTRNQRIEQGVFSLEGNYFSPLMTTKWGNMRHFFNSRFTVGIDRFDNEYITLNSSSGSGINTDGIGINNDALRGTNRWLINYENILFSKLNLVGFRVAFISFANLGLVSFQERSLLRGPIYQGYGIGFRLRNENLTFNSFQIRLAYYPNIPNNAYPFRFAFEGIPVLRFRDFDLSAPQLIPYR